From Synoicihabitans lomoniglobus, the proteins below share one genomic window:
- a CDS encoding RNA recognition motif domain-containing protein, with translation MSSAKLYVGNMSFKTTEDELRDAFSAYGEVTDVYVAMDKMTGRPRGFAFVTLDTAENAARAAEELNGKDFGGRALTVNEARPKEDRPRGGGFGGGGGGRGGFGGGDRRGGGGGYGDRRGGGGGGYGDRRGGGDRY, from the coding sequence ATGAGCTCAGCTAAATTATATGTAGGTAACATGTCCTTCAAAACCACCGAGGACGAACTCCGTGACGCATTCTCCGCTTATGGCGAAGTCACCGACGTTTACGTTGCCATGGACAAAATGACCGGTCGCCCCCGTGGCTTCGCGTTCGTGACCCTCGACACGGCGGAAAACGCCGCCCGTGCCGCTGAGGAGCTGAACGGCAAAGACTTCGGTGGTCGCGCTTTGACCGTCAATGAAGCCCGTCCGAAGGAAGATCGTCCTCGTGGCGGTGGCTTCGGTGGTGGCGGTGGTGGTCGCGGCGGCTTCGGCGGCGGTGACCGTCGTGGTGGTGGCGGTGGCTACGGCGACCGTCGCGGTGGTGGTGGTGGCGGCTACGGCGATCGTCGTGGCGGCGGCGACCGTTACTAA
- a CDS encoding peptide ABC transporter substrate-binding protein — MTFSKTLLCLSLALSILAAGCTKRGAEPIAQGNTLHVGNSTEPSDLDPQTVTGRPESKVIRTLIEGLVIPDPVTLEPRPGQAESWEISEDGRVYTFHLRPEAKWSNGDTVTAQDFVGSWQRILTPSLGSEYAYNLFLVVGGEAYNKGELTDFSQTGFKALDDRTIEVTLVNPTGYFLDLLTHYSWHPVHLPTVEKFGGLTRKGTAWTRAENYVSNGPFVLAEWIPNQHIEVRKSPTYWGRDGVKLDAVRFYPIESTDTEERMFRTGQLDVTDALPLSKIDHYRDERKDVFHLDPYLAAAYFRVNVNKPQLSDPRVRRALALAIDRDGLAYEVQRGVKTPAHSFTPQMPVFNPPITFEDNVEKARALLAEAGYPGGKGLPAIEILYPTSDTGRIVCEALQAMLSANLGIDVRLYNQEWKVYLDTMNNQAYDMAWSAWIGDYADPMTFLDMMVTDGGNNRTGWSNARYDALVAEAGTLGDAHDRAVRYSEMEQILGAEVPVIPLYFYTKHYVMSPAVKGWHPTLLDIHPLQNVWLERE; from the coding sequence ATGACTTTTTCCAAGACCCTCCTCTGCCTCTCGCTCGCACTGTCGATCCTCGCCGCCGGTTGCACCAAACGTGGCGCCGAACCGATCGCACAGGGCAACACCCTGCACGTGGGCAACTCGACCGAGCCCTCCGATCTCGATCCGCAGACTGTGACGGGTCGGCCGGAGAGCAAAGTCATTCGCACGCTCATCGAAGGTCTGGTGATACCGGATCCGGTCACGCTCGAACCGCGTCCCGGGCAGGCGGAGTCCTGGGAGATCTCCGAGGATGGACGCGTTTACACCTTTCACCTGCGGCCGGAAGCCAAGTGGTCCAACGGCGATACGGTCACGGCGCAGGACTTCGTCGGCTCGTGGCAACGCATCCTTACGCCGTCGTTGGGCTCTGAATACGCCTACAACCTGTTCCTCGTCGTCGGGGGCGAGGCCTACAACAAGGGTGAGCTGACGGACTTCAGTCAGACGGGATTCAAGGCTCTCGACGACCGCACGATCGAGGTCACGCTGGTCAATCCGACGGGCTACTTTCTCGATTTGCTCACGCATTACAGCTGGCATCCGGTGCATTTGCCGACCGTCGAGAAATTCGGCGGGCTGACGCGCAAGGGCACGGCCTGGACCCGGGCGGAAAACTACGTGAGCAATGGTCCGTTCGTGCTGGCGGAGTGGATACCCAACCAGCACATCGAAGTGCGCAAGAGCCCGACCTACTGGGGCCGTGATGGCGTGAAACTCGACGCCGTGCGCTTCTACCCCATTGAAAGCACCGACACCGAGGAGCGGATGTTCCGCACGGGGCAACTCGACGTGACCGACGCGCTGCCGCTCAGCAAAATCGATCACTATCGTGACGAGCGAAAAGACGTGTTCCATCTCGACCCTTATCTGGCGGCGGCCTACTTCCGCGTAAATGTGAACAAGCCGCAGCTGTCCGATCCCCGCGTGCGTCGGGCTCTCGCGTTGGCGATTGATCGCGATGGATTGGCTTACGAGGTGCAACGGGGAGTGAAGACCCCGGCGCACAGCTTCACGCCGCAGATGCCGGTCTTTAATCCGCCCATCACGTTTGAGGACAACGTGGAAAAAGCGCGCGCTTTGTTGGCCGAGGCCGGCTATCCCGGAGGCAAGGGATTGCCCGCGATCGAGATTCTTTATCCCACCTCCGACACCGGCCGGATCGTGTGTGAAGCCCTGCAGGCCATGCTCTCCGCTAATCTCGGGATTGATGTGCGCCTCTATAATCAGGAGTGGAAAGTCTATCTGGATACCATGAACAACCAGGCTTACGACATGGCGTGGAGTGCATGGATCGGCGACTACGCGGACCCGATGACGTTTTTGGACATGATGGTCACCGATGGCGGCAACAACCGCACCGGCTGGTCCAACGCCCGTTACGATGCACTCGTCGCGGAGGCCGGCACATTGGGCGATGCTCATGATCGGGCGGTTCGCTACTCGGAGATGGAACAGATTCTGGGCGCGGAAGTGCCGGTGATTCCGCTGTATTTTTACACGAAGCATTATGTCATGTCTCCGGCCGTGAAGGGCTGGCACCCCACGCTGCTCGATATCCATCCGTTGCAAAACGTGTGGTTGGAGCGGGAGTAA
- a CDS encoding acyl-CoA thioesterase: MSKAPLNVFARFETELDVRPDDIDLYQHVHSTRYLDYVLAARFTQMERDYGMSMSDFAARGLGWYMTTSTVNYKRPLGLGDRMVVRCWIDHFTARGCRVAFEIDRLPQRKRSCDGYCDYALIDLKTNRAVELPADVREKYSI; encoded by the coding sequence ATGAGTAAAGCTCCCCTGAATGTCTTTGCGCGTTTTGAAACCGAGCTCGACGTGCGACCCGACGACATCGACCTGTATCAACATGTGCACAGCACGCGTTATCTCGACTACGTGTTGGCGGCGCGATTTACGCAGATGGAGCGCGACTACGGCATGTCGATGAGCGACTTCGCAGCGCGTGGGCTGGGCTGGTATATGACGACGTCGACGGTGAACTACAAACGTCCGCTCGGACTCGGCGACCGGATGGTGGTGCGTTGCTGGATTGATCATTTTACGGCCCGGGGGTGTCGTGTCGCCTTTGAGATCGACCGCCTGCCGCAGCGCAAGCGGTCCTGCGACGGGTATTGCGATTACGCGCTAATCGATCTCAAAACCAATCGCGCGGTTGAGCTCCCGGCCGATGTGCGCGAGAAATACAGCATCTAG
- a CDS encoding RNA-binding S4 domain-containing protein has product MPPSPVTCRLDRWLWTVRVFKTRTLATGACRDGRVRIDDSIVKPSREVRIGEVVTVRDGLIGRVYRVVGIPASRIGAKLVPDHCEDRTPTAEIERAKAARVQQVLARERGAGRPTKRDRRQLDDLLDQL; this is encoded by the coding sequence GTGCCGCCTTCGCCTGTGACCTGCCGCCTCGACCGGTGGTTGTGGACCGTGCGGGTGTTCAAGACCCGGACGTTGGCCACGGGAGCCTGCCGCGATGGTCGGGTCCGCATCGATGACTCGATCGTAAAACCCTCGCGGGAAGTGCGTATCGGAGAAGTGGTGACGGTGCGCGATGGCTTGATCGGACGGGTCTACCGGGTCGTCGGCATTCCCGCGTCACGCATCGGAGCCAAGCTGGTGCCGGATCACTGCGAAGACCGCACCCCGACGGCGGAGATCGAGCGGGCGAAGGCGGCCCGGGTGCAACAGGTGCTTGCCCGCGAACGCGGCGCGGGCCGACCCACCAAGCGGGATCGACGTCAGCTCGATGACCTGCTCGACCAATTATGA
- a CDS encoding DUF3016 domain-containing protein, translating to MKPSTLLATLGLFAGLAAAEPASPVDVNFVDADNFTDFSDSYSFPTRGRDLLIKELKSYIEAQVAQHLAPGQRLAIVITDVDMAGEFEPWQGSTAQDIRIVKDLYPPRINLSFRLTDDAGNVLAEGNRKLRDLGFMYSSRVTDRDPLRHEKQLLERWISRELRAAERA from the coding sequence ATGAAACCATCAACATTACTCGCAACCCTCGGATTGTTCGCCGGCCTGGCCGCCGCCGAACCGGCATCGCCCGTGGACGTGAACTTTGTCGATGCCGACAATTTTACGGACTTTTCCGACTCCTATTCATTCCCCACCCGGGGGCGTGACCTGCTCATCAAAGAACTCAAGAGTTACATCGAAGCTCAGGTGGCCCAACACCTGGCCCCGGGGCAACGCTTGGCCATCGTCATCACGGATGTGGACATGGCGGGAGAGTTCGAACCCTGGCAGGGATCGACCGCTCAGGATATCCGCATTGTGAAGGACCTGTATCCGCCGCGCATTAATCTCAGTTTTCGTCTCACGGACGACGCCGGCAACGTGCTGGCGGAGGGCAATCGCAAGCTGCGCGATCTGGGCTTCATGTATAGCTCCCGCGTGACCGACCGCGATCCGTTGCGGCACGAGAAGCAACTGCTCGAACGCTGGATCTCCCGCGAGTTGCGGGCGGCGGAACGCGCCTGA
- a CDS encoding DUF5069 domain-containing protein, protein MPAIPGLRSPHATVDRLVYVGRMFDKIRLHARGELPADYQAALGKGLDARACTFLRIDYAALRARVLDGGTDTDVLAWAFATGGDRSDNDCMIWSRFLQKLAWRDDRSAFLRARVAEQGLEGRGIETFFDLIEIDEGRPIGGPDA, encoded by the coding sequence ATGCCTGCAATACCCGGCCTTCGCAGCCCCCACGCCACCGTCGATCGTCTCGTTTACGTCGGCCGTATGTTTGACAAAATCCGCCTGCACGCGCGCGGCGAGCTTCCCGCCGACTACCAAGCCGCGCTCGGGAAAGGTCTCGACGCCCGCGCCTGCACGTTTCTGCGCATCGACTACGCTGCACTGCGGGCGCGCGTGCTCGACGGCGGCACCGATACGGATGTCCTGGCGTGGGCTTTCGCCACCGGCGGCGATCGCAGTGATAATGACTGCATGATCTGGAGCCGTTTTCTGCAAAAACTGGCTTGGCGCGACGATCGCTCCGCCTTTTTGCGCGCCCGGGTGGCCGAGCAGGGTCTCGAGGGTCGTGGCATCGAAACGTTCTTCGATTTGATTGAGATCGACGAAGGTCGCCCTATCGGTGGTCCCGATGCCTGA
- a CDS encoding gluconokinase translates to MPDSLSSVPPGALVVMGVCGTGKSTVGEQLAAALGWAYADADNFHPPENVEKMRAGTPLNDVDRGPWLDHLRELLTTHQREQRGLVLACSALKSDYRRRLQPATPVSFVFLHGTPALLAARMGSREGHYMPASLLDSQLATLEPPSPDEAIWCDVANSPAAIVAQVLSRLRPR, encoded by the coding sequence ATGCCTGACTCGCTTTCTTCCGTCCCCCCTGGAGCCCTCGTCGTGATGGGGGTGTGCGGCACCGGCAAGTCCACCGTCGGCGAGCAACTCGCCGCCGCTCTCGGTTGGGCCTACGCCGACGCGGATAATTTCCACCCGCCGGAGAACGTGGAAAAAATGCGCGCCGGCACCCCCCTCAACGATGTCGACCGCGGCCCCTGGCTCGATCACCTGCGCGAACTGCTGACCACCCACCAACGCGAACAACGCGGTCTCGTGCTGGCCTGCTCCGCCCTCAAGTCCGACTACCGCCGCCGCCTTCAGCCCGCCACGCCCGTCTCCTTCGTGTTTCTCCACGGCACCCCTGCACTGCTCGCCGCACGGATGGGAAGTCGCGAAGGTCACTATATGCCGGCGTCACTGCTCGACTCGCAACTCGCGACCCTCGAGCCCCCCTCACCAGACGAAGCGATCTGGTGCGACGTGGCGAATTCTCCGGCCGCCATCGTGGCGCAGGTGCTGAGCCGCCTGCGCCCGCGCTGA
- a CDS encoding penicillin acylase family protein translates to MKVARIIRWFGLILCALALILVGAFAWMWSQVKSSLPPLDGELPLAGLSAPATLARDAMGTAVIHADNRVDAMRALGFAHGQDRFFQMDLLRRRAAGELSGLFGEVALWSDRTTVVHRFRAKARTALEQESPTNRALIAAYTTGVNAGLASLSAAPWEYAVARTEPQPWAPEDCMLVLYSMVLDLQNSTGSYEQDLTVLRDVMGTRAVDFFNPIVGPDDRAIDGSTAPLPPPPSEEVIDLRGVSSIAEPEDIAARPDRLPIGSNAMALPGDRTTNGAALLAGDPHLGLRVPNIWYRAQLNWTDAAGSPQRITGASMPGTPGIAIGSNGHIAWSFTNAMIDTGDLVAVDLNPVAPEILYLRGTESLEFEEHVDTITLKNGDTETVESTWTVYGPIVGKTLRGKSLAFKWVFHDPAAVNLGMLDLQQARDVEAAVNAAHRAGLPSLNLLVADSAGAAAWTITGRIPQRFGYDGRFPVSWTYGDRGWSGYLDSAETPVIRAAPGQALWDGNNRAIGGDALARLGDSGYDDPERGAQLARGLEALTAAAAPADLAAIQTDPHADWMLRWRDLLLATFERTGASGDRAKFLEIVKTWDGTAGANSVAYRLLRDWRGQVTRLTLDPIFSLCTRVAPDFRYWRFRYEAALWALHRDEPAHLITADYLNWDALRLAAVDRVIAQADETGQPFDRTTWGDTNRLDMNHPFGEMVPEPFAGWLNMPHLRQSGDSRMPFVQRPSHGASLRMAVSPGHEDEGLLHLPGGQSGNPLSVYYRAGHTAWAQNVPVPLLPGEPEHTLTLTP, encoded by the coding sequence ATGAAAGTCGCCCGTATTATTCGTTGGTTTGGCCTGATCCTGTGCGCACTCGCGCTGATCCTCGTCGGTGCATTCGCGTGGATGTGGTCACAGGTAAAATCGAGTCTGCCTCCGCTCGATGGCGAACTCCCGCTCGCCGGCTTATCCGCTCCGGCGACCCTCGCCCGCGACGCCATGGGCACCGCCGTGATTCACGCCGACAACCGCGTAGACGCCATGCGTGCGCTCGGGTTCGCTCACGGGCAGGATCGTTTTTTCCAAATGGATCTCCTCCGCCGCCGGGCTGCCGGAGAGTTGTCCGGCTTGTTTGGCGAAGTGGCCCTGTGGTCGGATCGCACGACCGTGGTGCACCGGTTTCGAGCCAAGGCCCGAACCGCCCTCGAACAGGAGTCCCCAACCAATCGCGCTTTGATTGCGGCCTACACCACCGGGGTAAACGCCGGGCTCGCCTCGCTCAGCGCCGCGCCGTGGGAATACGCCGTCGCCCGCACGGAGCCGCAACCGTGGGCCCCGGAGGATTGCATGCTCGTGCTCTACTCCATGGTGCTCGACCTGCAAAACTCGACCGGCAGCTACGAACAAGATCTCACGGTCCTGCGCGACGTCATGGGCACGCGCGCCGTCGATTTCTTCAATCCCATCGTCGGTCCCGACGATCGCGCCATCGACGGCAGCACGGCCCCATTGCCGCCCCCGCCGAGCGAAGAGGTCATCGACTTGCGCGGGGTTTCATCGATCGCCGAACCCGAGGACATCGCCGCCCGACCCGACCGCCTGCCCATCGGCTCCAACGCCATGGCCCTGCCCGGCGATCGCACCACCAACGGAGCCGCACTGCTAGCCGGCGATCCGCACCTCGGCCTGCGCGTGCCCAACATTTGGTATCGCGCGCAACTCAACTGGACCGACGCCGCCGGTTCACCCCAACGCATCACCGGCGCGAGCATGCCCGGCACTCCCGGCATCGCCATCGGCAGCAACGGCCACATCGCCTGGAGTTTCACCAACGCCATGATCGATACCGGCGATCTCGTGGCCGTCGACCTCAACCCGGTCGCCCCGGAAATCCTCTATCTTCGCGGCACCGAATCTCTCGAGTTCGAAGAACACGTCGACACCATCACCCTCAAAAACGGTGACACCGAAACGGTCGAAAGCACCTGGACGGTCTACGGTCCGATCGTGGGCAAAACCCTGCGAGGCAAATCCCTCGCCTTCAAATGGGTCTTCCACGATCCGGCGGCGGTGAACCTCGGAATGCTCGACCTGCAACAGGCGCGCGACGTCGAAGCCGCCGTCAACGCCGCCCATCGCGCCGGGTTGCCCAGTCTTAATCTTCTGGTTGCCGATTCTGCGGGAGCCGCCGCTTGGACGATCACCGGCCGCATCCCGCAACGCTTCGGCTACGACGGTCGTTTCCCCGTTTCGTGGACCTACGGCGACCGCGGCTGGAGCGGCTACCTCGACTCCGCCGAGACTCCCGTGATCCGCGCCGCGCCCGGCCAAGCGCTCTGGGACGGCAACAATCGCGCCATCGGCGGCGACGCCCTCGCTCGATTGGGCGACTCCGGCTACGACGATCCCGAACGCGGCGCCCAGCTCGCCCGCGGCCTCGAAGCGCTCACCGCCGCCGCCGCGCCGGCCGACCTCGCCGCCATTCAAACCGACCCCCACGCCGATTGGATGCTGCGCTGGCGCGACCTGTTGCTGGCGACCTTCGAACGCACCGGAGCTTCCGGCGACCGGGCGAAGTTCCTCGAAATCGTGAAGACATGGGACGGCACCGCCGGCGCCAACTCCGTCGCCTATCGCCTCCTCCGCGACTGGCGGGGCCAAGTCACGCGTCTCACGCTCGACCCGATCTTCTCGCTGTGCACGCGCGTCGCGCCGGATTTCCGCTACTGGCGTTTCCGTTATGAAGCGGCGCTGTGGGCGCTGCACCGCGACGAACCCGCGCACCTGATCACCGCCGATTACCTCAACTGGGACGCGCTTCGCCTCGCCGCCGTTGATCGCGTGATCGCGCAAGCCGACGAAACCGGTCAGCCGTTCGACCGCACGACCTGGGGCGACACCAACCGCCTCGACATGAACCACCCGTTTGGAGAGATGGTGCCCGAACCGTTCGCCGGTTGGCTCAACATGCCTCACTTGCGTCAGTCGGGGGATTCCCGGATGCCGTTCGTGCAACGGCCCAGCCACGGTGCCTCCCTGCGCATGGCGGTTTCGCCCGGCCACGAAGATGAGGGCCTGCTTCACCTACCCGGTGGCCAAAGTGGCAACCCGCTCTCCGTCTACTACCGCGCCGGTCACACCGCATGGGCCCAAAACGTGCCCGTGCCCCTGCTGCCGGGAGAGCCCGAGCACACGCTCACGCTCACGCCCTGA
- a CDS encoding nucleoside 2-deoxyribosyltransferase has translation MKAKLKPAAKSYSVYFGGELFDLKHLIGNAYMAEAIYEKSHGKFLCHLPQDFELRGLNPHVIRDQDIMALFEADLAIFNFDGTELDSGTVVEFMMAKFADIPTVILRTDLRAAGDQGSVRHDPWNLMASFYPRTEVVRAASLIDYRKLQQSRLRKAPDDITRLAGQHASATASIICDRLATEVVRALNRVIKLPPAMPKELRPDVYSWLALMPGLKGKKKELRAELAKILERKTLRNLI, from the coding sequence GTGAAAGCCAAACTCAAGCCCGCCGCCAAAAGCTACTCCGTCTACTTCGGCGGGGAGCTGTTCGACCTCAAGCACCTCATCGGCAATGCCTATATGGCCGAGGCGATTTACGAAAAATCGCACGGCAAATTCCTCTGCCATTTGCCGCAGGATTTCGAGTTGCGCGGTCTCAATCCGCACGTAATTCGCGATCAGGATATCATGGCGCTGTTCGAGGCCGATCTCGCCATTTTCAACTTCGATGGAACCGAGCTCGATAGCGGCACGGTGGTGGAATTCATGATGGCGAAATTTGCCGACATTCCGACCGTGATCCTACGCACTGACCTGCGCGCCGCCGGCGATCAAGGTAGCGTCCGGCACGATCCGTGGAACTTGATGGCCAGCTTTTATCCGCGCACCGAAGTCGTGCGCGCCGCCAGTCTCATCGACTACCGCAAGCTGCAACAATCGCGTCTGCGCAAGGCACCCGACGACATCACCCGCCTCGCCGGTCAGCACGCCTCCGCGACCGCCTCCATCATTTGCGACCGCCTTGCCACCGAGGTCGTGCGGGCCCTCAATCGGGTGATCAAACTCCCGCCCGCGATGCCCAAGGAACTCCGACCCGACGTCTACTCCTGGCTGGCTCTCATGCCCGGTCTCAAGGGCAAGAAAAAGGAACTGCGGGCCGAACTCGCCAAGATTCTCGAACGTAAAACCCTCCGTAATTTGATCTGA
- the upp gene encoding uracil phosphoribosyltransferase translates to MPELLHHPLASHVLTKLRDKNTPAAEFRALSYKIGLMLALEATKDLPTDVETIDTPLETMDASVLGEGLAVVPILRAGLGMLQPFTDLFPSVSVGYLGLERDHETAEPSAYYNKLPDVTSRRVLCVDPMLATGGSAVMALDKLKAAGATDIRLVTIVSAPEGIETVKAAHPDVPIITAAVDRELDDNSYILPGLGDFGDRLFDT, encoded by the coding sequence ATGCCCGAACTACTTCACCACCCCCTCGCCTCTCACGTTCTCACCAAGCTGCGCGATAAAAACACCCCGGCGGCAGAGTTTCGGGCGTTGAGTTACAAGATCGGTTTAATGCTCGCCCTCGAAGCGACCAAGGACCTGCCGACCGATGTCGAAACGATCGACACGCCCCTGGAAACCATGGACGCCTCCGTGCTCGGCGAAGGCCTCGCCGTCGTGCCGATTCTGCGCGCCGGACTGGGCATGCTCCAGCCGTTCACCGATCTTTTTCCTTCCGTCAGTGTCGGCTATCTCGGCCTCGAACGCGACCACGAGACCGCGGAACCCAGCGCCTACTACAACAAGCTGCCCGACGTCACCAGTCGCCGCGTCCTGTGCGTCGACCCCATGCTCGCCACCGGCGGTTCCGCCGTCATGGCGCTCGACAAGCTCAAGGCCGCCGGGGCCACGGACATCCGTCTCGTCACCATCGTGAGCGCCCCCGAGGGCATCGAAACGGTCAAGGCCGCTCACCCCGACGTGCCCATCATCACTGCGGCCGTGGATCGCGAGCTTGATGACAACAGCTACATTCTGCCGGGACTCGGCGACTTCGGTGACCGCCTGTTCGATACCTGA
- a CDS encoding GNAT family N-acetyltransferase, translated as MPDASDYRIRAATPADDDVWARLRHALWPECPPARHAEEIALYRQSPGLVALALDAHDHAVGFAETTIRHEHVTGTAASPVPYLEGWFVESAWRGRGVGRALIDFVAAWARTQGFAELASDTELANVSSQAAHTRLGFRETERVVHYLKPLSP; from the coding sequence ATGCCTGACGCATCCGATTACCGGATACGAGCGGCCACGCCCGCCGACGACGACGTCTGGGCGCGGCTGCGCCACGCCCTCTGGCCGGAGTGTCCGCCGGCGCGTCACGCCGAGGAGATTGCCCTCTATCGCCAATCTCCCGGGCTCGTGGCGCTCGCCCTCGACGCGCATGATCACGCCGTGGGATTTGCCGAAACGACCATCCGGCACGAACACGTGACGGGCACTGCGGCGAGTCCCGTGCCGTATCTCGAGGGTTGGTTTGTCGAGTCGGCCTGGCGTGGTCGCGGCGTCGGCCGGGCGTTGATCGATTTCGTGGCCGCATGGGCCCGAACCCAAGGTTTCGCGGAACTGGCCAGCGACACCGAACTGGCCAACGTATCCAGTCAGGCCGCCCACACCCGCCTCGGATTTCGCGAGACCGAACGCGTCGTCCACTACCTTAAACCCCTTTCGCCATGA
- a CDS encoding DUF5069 domain-containing protein produces MKLRRPWDELAGCMWLARFFDKARLHLAGKLGPDFEPFFGHKLATDGTFFAHFELSLEEVLPAVAAANDDDDAFAAWFAQRPASSPARIAAWNEIAYNLGKPGHLMERSYAFAKRRYYKTEDPRLDGVFAGIAWDEGYLDEMPRR; encoded by the coding sequence ATGAAACTTCGCCGCCCTTGGGACGAACTTGCCGGCTGCATGTGGCTTGCCCGTTTTTTCGATAAAGCACGCCTCCATCTGGCAGGCAAACTGGGCCCCGACTTCGAGCCCTTCTTCGGCCATAAACTCGCGACCGACGGAACCTTTTTCGCCCACTTTGAACTTTCGCTCGAAGAGGTGCTGCCCGCCGTCGCCGCCGCCAACGACGATGACGACGCCTTCGCCGCGTGGTTTGCTCAACGGCCCGCCAGTTCACCCGCCCGCATCGCCGCCTGGAACGAGATCGCCTACAATCTGGGAAAACCCGGTCATCTGATGGAACGCAGTTACGCGTTCGCGAAGCGCCGCTATTATAAGACCGAAGACCCACGGCTTGATGGCGTGTTCGCGGGGATTGCGTGGGACGAAGGTTACCTCGACGAAATGCCCCGCCGATGA
- a CDS encoding GNAT family N-acetyltransferase, whose protein sequence is MSTPLLRVATPDDLPELAAIYIDAVQTLGPTAYTAAQVTAWASWPTAEPTEFRRRLTAGHTWVAEVEGQIAAFAVYVQPDHLDFLYTRGAYARRGLAMLLHEKLEAIARDLCAPLLRTEASYLSRPVFKKLGYRVMEIERVERFGETFTRFKMTKRLRVGAPTTGPDLAVIEAHAASFAVTPHVEAESVVTLRRHDPDNPGWFSGNDAGGVPGYFPTAWFEIDESTQQATAQRDYDAAELDVVVGDQVHVAETIGNWCLVVTHNGLHEGWIPAACLPATRE, encoded by the coding sequence ATGAGCACGCCGTTGCTTCGGGTCGCGACGCCGGACGACTTGCCCGAATTGGCGGCAATCTACATCGACGCCGTGCAGACGCTTGGTCCGACCGCTTATACCGCCGCGCAAGTCACCGCGTGGGCGAGCTGGCCGACCGCCGAGCCCACGGAATTTCGCCGCCGCCTGACGGCCGGTCATACCTGGGTGGCCGAAGTCGAGGGCCAGATTGCCGCCTTCGCCGTCTATGTGCAGCCCGATCATCTCGACTTTCTCTACACGCGGGGAGCTTATGCGCGCCGCGGTTTGGCGATGTTGTTGCACGAAAAATTGGAAGCCATCGCCCGCGATCTCTGCGCGCCTTTGCTGCGCACCGAAGCGAGTTACCTGAGTCGCCCCGTGTTCAAAAAGCTCGGCTATCGCGTGATGGAGATCGAACGCGTCGAGCGCTTCGGCGAGACCTTCACTCGCTTCAAGATGACCAAGCGCCTCCGCGTCGGCGCACCGACCACCGGTCCTGATTTGGCGGTGATCGAGGCCCACGCGGCGTCCTTTGCCGTCACCCCTCACGTGGAAGCGGAAAGCGTCGTGACCCTTCGTCGGCACGACCCGGACAATCCCGGTTGGTTCAGTGGCAACGACGCCGGAGGCGTGCCCGGGTATTTTCCGACGGCATGGTTCGAGATCGACGAATCCACCCAACAAGCCACCGCACAACGCGACTACGACGCCGCCGAACTCGACGTGGTCGTCGGTGATCAGGTTCACGTCGCCGAGACGATCGGCAACTGGTGCCTTGTCGTGACGCACAATGGCCTGCACGAAGGATGGATTCCGGCCGCATGCCTTCCTGCCACCCGCGAATGA